Proteins encoded in a region of the Populus nigra chromosome 3, ddPopNigr1.1, whole genome shotgun sequence genome:
- the LOC133689180 gene encoding 7-deoxyloganetin glucosyltransferase-like, translating into MGSKQEANYLPHIVLIPCPLQSHIKTMLKLAKLLHYKGFHITFVNTEFNHKRFLKSRGPNALDGLPNFCFETIPDGIPSSDIDATQEIDSITVAVQNNMLAPFKELLAKLVNPPVTCIVSDAFMPFTITAAEEAGLPVVMFVTMSACGYMGYKQLHGLKEKGFVPLKDESYLTNGYLENTIIEGIPGMKAIQLKDFPFIRTTCENDLSLNFVIGVAETSVKAQAIAFHTFDALELDVLHGLSTIFPRVYSIGPFQLLLNQIQDDGLKSIGYNLWKEESECLQWLDTKELKSVVYVNFGSITVMTAEQLVEFAMGLADSKISFLWIIRPDLVIGDSAILPAEFAVEAQKRGFMASWCPQEEVLNHPSIGGFLTHSGWNSTVESLCAGVPMICWPFFADQAINCSYAGSEWGVGMEIDNKVKREEVEKLVRELMEGEKGEKMRGKAMEWKKLAEEAAAPHGSSSINLDKFISEILQSKTT; encoded by the exons ATGGGATCCAAGCAAGAAGCTAATTACTTGCCTCATATAGTTTTGATCCCATGTCCACTACAAAGCCATATAAAAACCATGCTTAAATTGGCAAAACTTCTGCACTACAAAGGTTTTCACATAACATTTGTTAACACAGAGTTTAATCACAAACGTTTCTTGAAATCAAGAGGCCCTAATGCCCTTGACGGCTTGCCCAACTTTTGTTTTGAAACCATCCCTGATGGCATCCCTTCTTCAGATATTGATGCCACGCAAGAAATAGATTCTATTACAGTTGCTgttcaaaataatatgttagCTCCGTTTAAGGAACTtcttgcaaaacttgtgaatcCTCCGGTGACTTGCATAGTTTCTGATGCTTTCATGCCGTTCACCATCACAGCTGCTGAAGAAGCTGGACTCCCAGTTGTGATGTTCGTCACCATGTCCGCATGTGGATACATGGGATACAAACAACTTCATGGCCTCAAGGAGAAGGGCTTCGTTCCACTTAAAG ATGAGAGTTATCTAACAAATGGTTATCTTGAAAACACAATTATAGAAGGGATTCCTGGTATGAAAGCCATCCAACTCAAAGATTTTCCATTTATTCGAACAACATGTGAAAACGACCTTTCATTGAACTTTGTAATTGGAGTTGCTGAGACTTCTGTTAAAGCTCAGGCAATTGCTTTTCATACTTTCGATGCATTGGAGCTAGATGTTTTGCATGGCCTTTCCACTATATTTCCTCGTGTTTATTCCATCGGTCCATTTCAGTTACTTCTCAATCAAATTCAAGATGATGGTTTGAAGTCTATTGGTTACAATCTATGGAAGGAAGAGAGTGAATGCCTCCAATGGTTAGACACCAAAGAGCTCAAGTCAGTGGTCTATGTGAATTTCGGAAGCATAACAGTGATGACAGCTGAACAACTGGTTGAGTTTGCCATGGGGTTAGCTGATAGCAAGATCTCATTCTTGTGGATTATAAGGCCGGATTTGGTTATCGGTGATTCGGCAATTTTGCCAGCTGAGTTTGCAGTGGAAGCTCAAAAACGTGGTTTCATGGCTAGTTGGTGCCCACAAGAGGAAGTACTAAACCATCCATCAATTGGAGGATTTCTAACTCATAGTGGTTGGAATTCAACTGTTGAAAGCTTGTGTGCTGGGGTGCCCATGATTTGTTGGCCTTTTTTTGCTGATCAGGCAATAAACTGTAGCTATGCTGGCAGTGAATGGGGAGTTGGCATGGAGATTGATAACAAAGTCAAAAGGGAAGAAGTAGAGAAGCTTGTAAGAGAGTTAATGGAAGGAGAGAAGGGTGAGAAAATGAGGGGAAAGGCCATGGAGTGGAAGAAGCTGGCTGAAGAGGCTGCTGCCCCTCATGGTTCGTCATCCATTAATTTAGACAAGTTCATAAGTGAAATATTACAATCCAAAACTACTTAA
- the LOC133689075 gene encoding uncharacterized protein LOC133689075, whose amino-acid sequence MVFLHQQNPSRKRPSSFIPPFPQPKIPKSSTTTTKKPPQSQNEAFEDNRVSSSSSSSSVDKLVSILADAGCTLINPSGPPCLPSDHHKFRNHLNRLFSSSDTASALRSDFLSGFSSYINLQQNFRRVLAFSKRDGFGAKRSESLVRQLLLVPAIQLDLQIMLLEKLPEYFDTNSVDSRTTLSLEDDVARLIIDQFRWLDFVIDPNTFTDKLLQVVSICPLYLKKEIIGSLPEIIGDQSSNNAVVDSLDQMLQEDSEIIVPVLDAFSNLNLDEMMQEQVISTALSCIRTIDGEHIPNLLSFLLLSATPQNVRRIISQIRQQLKFVGMSNSSRSTQQRKLKGKSLVDNTEASILDALRSSLLFKNMLCQEVLKELSSVEKPQDHKVIDIWLLILIYMNGKSMQKSVEKILKKKIVESCIREDMIDQCICGNKELVQDYFPWFLSLAEHLLACKEQKARDFGIHIYICLFGEFGDTYFRQEVLGALVTHVGSGVSFEVNSSLNTMALLASKYPQELIPLSAHINGILDYLEGFCMEHLHKVYEVFSKLALAARSSTYCFGSSIADELFMIIRKQVSHPDMKYKKMGLIGTLKVVSCLGDINNATGASPSQKSNCEEALELLRTSLDSCKQLCLPLVLFYDELTTIMLHKKLQPEIVEWVGKHAGEFESKFLSDLQGGQLPGEDSYCGLEGELWMNLDGDISPICLSILSLSSSSLQSTSSLQVLPANFLLLSAVEKLTNQGSLSGIDALLGCPLHLPSSKYFSKAGWQSLTAKQKQIVCLSLYYAANWIRELLNAFCTQVTGRFECTSQATKMDIIVKLLKRLRNLVFLENLLNNCIKCHPLSLPELHLQVDNSGTLLLNKANNRVHFEKNGEHKKTQDNKHKKTSKESSSYPNGKLRQPTILDVLRKKGAVTSQDVSNEESTSQSSKGQTFIPADQDSCNSTGLISLEVSAVAKALEAQRFKFRPLHVQCYSLLMFSNNQKSCCLDPAVELPLYLYLLRDLHNQLCFFMPPGKQCSATCLSAPAGFTRMTLQEFLSNVRPLFPNLRRHFDNAIFVLKEGDGTCEDHWNVHSASAGNPEVASIVFSKSVVSTLVFKEVLHSFSKMLNLIDVQMHKSVLSDLLEAFQPREVSENVFSGLQHSPSPGTIEYLYLGASSFIEDALVMACSFSFMLASESLLTLESVVTSVQTVLDKSETNGKGIHSQSIHRILPNLRSRLGTSAQKLLSHNWDSEHLENGWKNKGEIVQKILQIYLENSESKSDLLDKLACSILPVVSSSGTTVEDDHHGFPTLCNATFVVWCRVLHEGNIAILNKLVKEIALFMKPRAAVQIEAVEKHLIKIQKSVNIVVSLVNLCRTHDKVTVRAMSVKYGGKFVDSFLKVFDFLQAHFQTHNELIIQLVTELQKATRTIQTLCSEAKGSKQTAITSKIPATKRSMERFLFRVKALLHSTSSGCTFWMGNLKHKDLTGQVVSSQAYADDQNNNVDEDLAEAVEEDQPVSVASEDRETE is encoded by the exons ATGGTGTTCCTCCACCAACAAAACCCCTCCCGGAAACGACCTTCCTCCTTTATTCCTCCATTTCCACAACCGAAAATCCCCAAATCCTCCACGACCACCACCAAAAAACCACCACAATCTCAAAACGAAGCCTTCGAGGACAATCGAGTATCATCATCCTCATCGTCATCATCCGTTGATAAATTGGTGTCGATTCTAGCTGATGCTGGCTGTACTTTGATCAATCCTTCAGGTCCACCTTGCCTTCCTTCTGATCATCATAAGTTCCGGAACCATCTAAACcgtctattttcttcttccgaTACCGCCTCTGCTCTCCGCTCCGATTTCCTTTCCGGATTCTCCTCTTACATTAATCTTCAACAGAACTTCCGCAG GGTTCTTGCATTTTCGAAACGAGATGGTTTTGGCGCCAAGAGAAGTGAGAGCTTAGTAAGGCAGCTCTTGCTAGTTCCAGCAATTCAGCTAGACCTTCAGATCATGCTCCTCGAGAAACTTCCGGAATATTTCGACACGAACTCCGTAGATTCTAGAACAACACTGTCGCTCGAAGATGATGTAGCCAGGCTGATAATTGATCAATTCCGGTGGCTTGATTTTGTTATTGATCCTAATACATTCACGGATAAGTTATTGCAAGTTGTTTCAATCTGTcctttatatttaaagaaagaGATTATCGGTTCTTTGCCGGAGATCATCGGTGATCAAAGTAGTAATAATGCTGTCGTTGATTCGTTAGACCAAATGCTACAGGAGGATTCTGAGATCATTGTGCCGGTGCTTGATGCGTTTTCGAATCTTAATCTGGATGAAATGATGCAAGAACAG gtTATTTCGACAGCTTTATCGTGTATTAGGACAATAGATGGGGAGCATATTCCGAATTTGCTtagttttttattgctttcgGCTACACCTCAAAATGTTCGAAGAATAATATCGCAGATTCGTCAGCAGCTAAAATTTGTGGGAATGTCGAATAGTTCTCGTTCAACTCAGCAGCGGAAACTTAAAGGGAAGTCACTCGTGGATAATACGGAGGCGTCTATTCTTGATGCTTTGAGATCAAGTCTTTTATTTAAGAAT ATGCTGTGTCAGGAGGTTTTGAAAGAATTGAGTAGTGTTGAGAAACCTCAGGATCACAAGGTCATAGACATATGGCTTCTTATATTGATATACATGAATGGCAAGTCGATGCAAAAGAGTGTTGAGAAGATTCTCAAGAAGAAAATTGTTGAAAGTTGTATTCGGGAAGATATGATTGACCAGTGTATTTGTGGCAACAAAGAACTGGTTCAG GATTATTTTCCGTGGTTTCTTTCATTGGCCGAGCACTTATTGGCATGTAAAGAACAAAAAGCAAGGGATTTTGGCATTCACATATACATTTGCTTGTTTGGAGAGTTTGGTGATACTTATTTTCGACAAGAG GTTCTTGGGGCACTTGTCACTCATGTTGGATCTGGTGTTAGTTTCGAAGTAAATTCTTCTTTGAACACCATGGCTTTGCTGGCCTCCAAGTATCCGCAGGAGTTGATTCCACTTTCTGCTCATATAAATG GTATACTGGATTACTTGGAAGGATTTTGCATGGAACATCTACACAAG GTTTATGAAGTTTTCAGCAAGCTGGCTTTGGCAGCTCGATCTAGTACATATTGTTTTGGATCTTCAATTGCAGATGAACTGTTTATGATAATCCGAAAGCAG GTCAGCCATCCAGATATGAAGTACAAGAAGATGGGCCTAATAGGGACTCTGAAAGTAGTCTCTTGTCTCGGAGACATAAATAATGCTACCGGGGCGTCTCCTTCTCAG AAATCTAACTGTGAGGAGGCTTTGGAACTCTTGAGAACATCTCTGGATTCTTGCAAGCAGTTGTGCTTACCATTGGTTCTCTTTTATGATGAACTGACTACAATAATGCTTCATAAGAAACTTCAGCCAGAAATTGTAGAATG GGTTGGCAAACATGCTGGAGAGTTTGAGTCTAAGTTTCTATCTGATCTCCAAGGTGGACAATTGCCAGGCGAGGACTCATATTGTGGTTTAGAAG GGGAACTGTGGATGAACCTGGATGGTGACATATCACCTATTTGTTTGAGCATTTTGTCATTGTCGTCCTCTTCCTTGCA GTCTACGTCTTCATTGCAAGTTCTTCCTGCTAACTTCCTCTTACTATCCGCT GTTGAGAAGTTGACGAATCAGGGATCTCTTAGTGGAATTGATGCACTACTTGGCTGCCCTTTGCACCTTCCCTCCTCTAAG TACTTTTCTAAAGCAGGCTGGCAATCATTGACAGCTAAGCAGAAACAGATTGTATGCCTTTCTCTTTATTATGCGGCAAACTGGATAAGGGAactg CTTAATGCCTTTTGTACACAAGTTACTGGAAGATTTGAATGCACCAGTCAGGCTACAAAAATGGATATAATTGTCAAGCTATTGAAGCGACTCAGGAACCTAGT ATTTCTGGAAAATTTACTGAACAACTGCATCAAATGCCATCCTCTGTCTCTGCCAGAGCTCCATCTTCAAGTTGATAATTCTGGAACTTTACTTTTAAACAAAGCTAACAATAGGGTACATTTCGAAAAAAACGGTGAACATAAGAAAACACAAGACAACAAACATAAAAAGACATCAAAAGAATCAAGTTCTTATCCAAATGGTAAACTCCGGCAGCCAACAATATTGGATGTGTTGAGGAAAAAAGGAGCTGTAACAAGCCAAGATGTCTCAAATGAGGAGTCTACTAGTCAATCTTCAAAGGGACAAACATTTATTCCTGCAGATCAAGATTCCTGTAATTCTACTGGGCTAATAAGTTTAGAAGTTTCTGCAGTTGCCAAGGCTCTAGAAGCACAACGATTTAAATTCAGGCCGCTCCATGTCCAATGTTACTCccttttgatgttttcaaat AATCAAAAGTCCTGTTGCCTTGATCCTGCAGTTGAG TTACCCCTCTATCTATACCTTTTGCGCGATCTTCACAACCAGCTGTGTTTCTTTATGCCTCCTGGAAAACAATGCTCGGCCACATGCTTGAGTGCTCCTGCAGGTTTTACTAGGATGACCTTGCAAGAGTTCTTGAGCAACGTTAGGCCGCTTTTTCCAAATCTGAGAAGGCATTTTGATAATGCCATTTTTGTTCTTAAAGAAG GTGATGGAACTTGTGAAGATCATTGGAATGTTCACTCTGCTTCTGCTGGAAATCCAGAAGTAGCCAGTATTGTGTTTTCAAAATCTGTAGTTTCGACTTTGGTATTTAAAGAAGTACTTCATAGTTTTagtaag ATGCTAAACCTTATTGACGTTCAAATGCACAAATCAGTTCTATCGGATCTTCTTGAAGCCTTTCAACCAAGAGAAGTATCCGAGAATGTGTTTTCTGGCCTACAGCATAGCCCTTCACCTGGGACAATAGAATATTTGTATCTTGGAGCTTCATCATTTATTGAAGATGCATTAGTTATGG CATGTTCATTCTCCTTTATGCTGGCCTCAGAATCTCTTCTTACCCTAGAATCAGTTGTAACCTCTGTCCAGACTGTACTGGATAAATCGGAGACTAATGGTAAAGGTATACACTCACAATCCATTCACAGGATCCTTCCAAACTTGCGCAGCAGACTTGGAACTTCTGCCCAGAAGCTTTTAAGTCACAACTGGGATAGTGAACATCTTGAGAACGGTTGGAAGAACAAA GGGGAAATTGTACAAAAGATTTTGCAGATTTACCTGGAGAATAGTGAATCTAAATCTGATTTGTTGGATAAGCTTGCCTGCTCTATTTTGCCCGTG GTTTCTTCATCTGGAACAACAGTAGAAGATGATCATCATGGTTTCCCAACTCTATGCAATGCAACATTTGTTGTGTGGTGCCGGGTGCTG CATGAAGGGAACATCGCTATTCTTAACAAATTG GTTAAGGAAATTGCTCTCTTTATGAAACCCAGAGCTGCTGTTCAGATTGAAGCTGTTGAAAAGcatttgatcaaaatacaaaaatctgtGAACATTGTCGTATCACTAGTTAACTTGTGCCGAACTCATGACAAG GTGACTGTGCGTGCCATGTCTGTCAAGTATGGTGGGAAGTTTGTGGACTCCTTCCTAAAAG TTTTTGATTTCTTACAGGCTCACTTTCAAACACACAATGAACTCATAATCCAATTG GTAACAGAGCTTCAAAAGGCCACAAGAACAATACAGACTCTATGTTCTGAAGCAAAG GGCTCGAAACAAACAGCCATCACTAGCAAAATTCCTGCTACAAAGCGTTCAATGGAACGGTTTTTGTTCCGCGTCAAGGCTCTTCTTCACTCGACATCAAGTGGATGCACTTTTTGGATGG GGAATTTGAAACATAAAGATTTGACGGGTCAGGTTGTAAGTTCCCAGGCCTATGCAGATGATCAGAACAATAATGTTGACGAAGATCTGGCAGAAGCTGTTGAGGAGGATCAGCCAGTTAGTGTTGCTAGTGAGGATAGAGAAACAGAATAA
- the LOC133687971 gene encoding uncharacterized protein LOC133687971 isoform X1 encodes MMKPPQGEEEDEERLRQRKLEEALEVKSLRRIISAYLNYPEAAEEDVKRYERSFRKLSSSHKALLSHYPLKFQSLRRCISINSFFIINMLQAFEPPLDMSHDVDDCGCSHFEQPPNDKNVCSHESAAASASCCSKPDEACCGEPSNMMSKPADCLAPNEEVDTEGCLGSDTGSCLAGRENYKMTSECCSNHVSDSNGNVPSSHHDWLDPSLQLRVPMVDVDKVRCIIRNIVRDWAAEGQKERDQCYKPILEELNSLFPDRSNESPPTCLVPGAGLGRLALEISCLGFVSQGNEFSYYMMICSSFILNQTETAGEWTIYPWIHSNCNSLSDSDQLRPVSIPDIHPASAGITEGFSMCGGDFVEVYSDPSQVGVWDAVVTCFFIDTAHNIVEYIEIISRILKDGGVWINLGPLLYHFADVYGQEDEMSIELSLEDVKRVALNYGFEVEKESTIETTYTTNPRAMMQNRYFAAFWTMRKKSVEKHST; translated from the exons atgatGAAGCCTcctcaaggagaagaagaagatgaagaacgACTTCGTCAAAGAAAACTTGAAGAAGCCCTTGAAGTCAAATCTCTCCGGCGCATAATCAGTGCTTACCTTAA ttATCCAGAGGCAGCAGAAGAGGATGTTAAAAGATACGAAAGATCGTTTAGGAAGCTTTCTTCTTCTCACAAA GCTTTGTTGTCACACTACCCTTTGAAGTTTCAAAGTCTAAGAAG GTGTATTTCTATAAATTcgtttttcataattaatatgCTTCAG GCATTTGAGCCACCCCTAGATATGAGCCACGATGTCGACGATTGTGGGTGCTCGCACTTTGAACAGCCTCCAAATGACAAGAATGTTTGCTCTCATGAGTCTGCCGCAGCTAGTGCAAGTTGTTGTTCCAAACCTGATGAAGCTTGTTGTGGAGAACCAAGCAATATGATGAGCAAACCAGCAGATTGTTTGGCTCCCAATGAG GAGGTGGACACTGAAGGTTGTCTTGGGTCTGATACTGGGAGCTGTCTGGCAGGCCgggaaaattacaaaatgacATCTGAATGCTGTAGCAATCATGTTTCTGATTCCAATGGAAAT GTCCCGTCATCACATCATGATTGGTTAGATCCATCACTTCAGTTGCGTGTTCCGATGGTTGATGTCGATAAG GTCCGTTGTATAATAAGAAACATAGTAAGAGACTGGGCGGCAGAG GGACAGAAAGAACGTGATCAGTGCTACAAGCCTATTCTCGAAGAGCTCAATTCTTTATTCCCTGATCGTTCCAATGAGAG TCCTCCTACTTGTTTAGTTCCTGGTGCTGGTCTTGGACGTCTGGCCTTGGAGATTTCATGTCTGG GTTTTGTTAGCCAGGGAAATGAATTTTCATACTACATGATGATATGCTCAAGTTTTATTCTTAACCA GACCGAGACTGCAGGAGAGTGGACTATATATCCTTGGATCCATAGCAATTGCAATTCACTTTCAGATAGTGACCAACTCCGTCCTGTTTCAATACCAGATATTCATCCAGCAAG TGCAGGGATTACTGAAGGTTTCTCCATGTGTGGTGGTGACTTTGTTGAAGTGTATAGTGATCCAAGTCAAGTAG GAGTTTGGGATGCAGttgttacttgtttttttattgatacagCACACAATATTGTTGAATATATTGAAATCATATCAAGGATTTTGAAAGATGGGGGG GTTTGGATAAATCTGGGACCACTACTATATCATTTTGCCGATGTGTATGGACAAGAAGAT GAGATGTCCATTGAACTGAGTTTGGAAGATGTAAAAAGAGTTGCGTTAAATTATGGGTTTGAAGTTGAG AAGGAATCGACAATTGAGACGACTTACACTACAAATCCTCGAGCAATGATGCAA AATCGATACTTCGCTGCATTCTGGACAATGAGAAAGAAATCGGTGGAGAAGCATTCTACATGA
- the LOC133687971 gene encoding uncharacterized protein LOC133687971 isoform X2, which translates to MMKPPQGEEEDEERLRQRKLEEALEVKSLRRIISAYLNYPEAAEEDVKRYERSFRKLSSSHKAFEPPLDMSHDVDDCGCSHFEQPPNDKNVCSHESAAASASCCSKPDEACCGEPSNMMSKPADCLAPNEEVDTEGCLGSDTGSCLAGRENYKMTSECCSNHVSDSNGNVPSSHHDWLDPSLQLRVPMVDVDKVRCIIRNIVRDWAAEGQKERDQCYKPILEELNSLFPDRSNESPPTCLVPGAGLGRLALEISCLGFVSQGNEFSYYMMICSSFILNQTETAGEWTIYPWIHSNCNSLSDSDQLRPVSIPDIHPASAGITEGFSMCGGDFVEVYSDPSQVGVWDAVVTCFFIDTAHNIVEYIEIISRILKDGGVWINLGPLLYHFADVYGQEDEMSIELSLEDVKRVALNYGFEVEKESTIETTYTTNPRAMMQNRYFAAFWTMRKKSVEKHST; encoded by the exons atgatGAAGCCTcctcaaggagaagaagaagatgaagaacgACTTCGTCAAAGAAAACTTGAAGAAGCCCTTGAAGTCAAATCTCTCCGGCGCATAATCAGTGCTTACCTTAA ttATCCAGAGGCAGCAGAAGAGGATGTTAAAAGATACGAAAGATCGTTTAGGAAGCTTTCTTCTTCTCACAAA GCATTTGAGCCACCCCTAGATATGAGCCACGATGTCGACGATTGTGGGTGCTCGCACTTTGAACAGCCTCCAAATGACAAGAATGTTTGCTCTCATGAGTCTGCCGCAGCTAGTGCAAGTTGTTGTTCCAAACCTGATGAAGCTTGTTGTGGAGAACCAAGCAATATGATGAGCAAACCAGCAGATTGTTTGGCTCCCAATGAG GAGGTGGACACTGAAGGTTGTCTTGGGTCTGATACTGGGAGCTGTCTGGCAGGCCgggaaaattacaaaatgacATCTGAATGCTGTAGCAATCATGTTTCTGATTCCAATGGAAAT GTCCCGTCATCACATCATGATTGGTTAGATCCATCACTTCAGTTGCGTGTTCCGATGGTTGATGTCGATAAG GTCCGTTGTATAATAAGAAACATAGTAAGAGACTGGGCGGCAGAG GGACAGAAAGAACGTGATCAGTGCTACAAGCCTATTCTCGAAGAGCTCAATTCTTTATTCCCTGATCGTTCCAATGAGAG TCCTCCTACTTGTTTAGTTCCTGGTGCTGGTCTTGGACGTCTGGCCTTGGAGATTTCATGTCTGG GTTTTGTTAGCCAGGGAAATGAATTTTCATACTACATGATGATATGCTCAAGTTTTATTCTTAACCA GACCGAGACTGCAGGAGAGTGGACTATATATCCTTGGATCCATAGCAATTGCAATTCACTTTCAGATAGTGACCAACTCCGTCCTGTTTCAATACCAGATATTCATCCAGCAAG TGCAGGGATTACTGAAGGTTTCTCCATGTGTGGTGGTGACTTTGTTGAAGTGTATAGTGATCCAAGTCAAGTAG GAGTTTGGGATGCAGttgttacttgtttttttattgatacagCACACAATATTGTTGAATATATTGAAATCATATCAAGGATTTTGAAAGATGGGGGG GTTTGGATAAATCTGGGACCACTACTATATCATTTTGCCGATGTGTATGGACAAGAAGAT GAGATGTCCATTGAACTGAGTTTGGAAGATGTAAAAAGAGTTGCGTTAAATTATGGGTTTGAAGTTGAG AAGGAATCGACAATTGAGACGACTTACACTACAAATCCTCGAGCAATGATGCAA AATCGATACTTCGCTGCATTCTGGACAATGAGAAAGAAATCGGTGGAGAAGCATTCTACATGA